A DNA window from Helianthus annuus cultivar XRQ/B chromosome 15, HanXRQr2.0-SUNRISE, whole genome shotgun sequence contains the following coding sequences:
- the LOC110928884 gene encoding putative receptor protein kinase ZmPK1, with the protein MPFLYLLPLITLYYSQVAHVSSSSLSVLSEGSSLLVEKKHHLVSPNGLFTAGFHEIGQNAYCFAIWFSEPMLDGNHTLVWTANRNEPVNGKGSRFSLWKNGNLVLTSAGQKIWTSDTQSNSQLQLQLLDSGNLVLTKLVKNSYLWQSFDFPTDTILPNQPFTKDTVLISSRSSTDFSTGFYKLYYDYDNIIRLLYSKNDVTSVYWPYFYSTSWESRRSTYNNSRVASLDSKGSFQSSDNLTFITTDYGDALQRRLTLDVDGNIRVYTLNQRSWSVSWQAISDPCTIRGICGPNSLCTYNPESGRKCACMHGYKSTNQSDLSFGCEPIHDLSGHHEKYDFIMLPQVEFYGFDIKLIEGSNFTVCKNACFDNPNCKAFQFTLDAARGSSKCYIKTFLFNGLYMGTIYNTYLKLPKNEVLSYNKHVANESSLYCSSSRTELERGKKSENGSLKFVLWFSIILGVIEFTSFVFFYYIIKQPSGTTTQNYLAIATGFKRFTYAEIVKASHKFGEEIGRGGGGIVYKGILPDNRVVAIKRLHEAFQGEAEFLAEMTTIGRINHRNLIETYGYCAEGKHRMLVYEYMENGSLAKNIGSNQLDWQSIIEIASGVAKGLAYLHEECLDWVLHCDVKPQNILLDANFNPKVADFGLSKLFHPGVMENSTFSKIRGTRGYMAPEWVFNLPITSKVDVYSYGMVVLEMITGRSPTYDQPHNDNEMLEQKRLVNWVKEKVVANSESLIETQITEILNPMIRGEYENGQMSNLLKVALQCVKEDKDARPTMSEVVKMLLPLEMDD; encoded by the coding sequence ATGCCCTTCCTATATCTCTTACCCTTAATAACCCTCTATTATTCACAAGTTGCTCATGTTTCTTCTTCTTCACTAAGTGTTTTGTCCGAAGGTTCATCACTCTTGGTTGAAAAGAAACATCATTTGGTTTCACCAAATGGCCTTTTCACAGCCGGATTTCACGAGATTGGCCAAAATGCTTATTGCTTTGCAATATGGTTTTCTGAGCCCATGTTAGATGGAAATCACACATTGGTTTGGACGGCAAATCGAAATGAACCTGTCAACGGAAAAGGGTCCAGGTTTTCCTTGTGGAAAAACGGTAACCTTGTTCTTACTAGTGCCGGCCAAAAAATTTGGACGAGCGACACTCAATCTAATTCACAGTTGCAACTGCAACTCCTCGACTCGGGTAACCTTGTTCTTACCAAGTTAGTAAAGAATTCCTATCTTTGGCAAAGTTTTGATTTTCCAACCGACACTATCCTTCCCAATCAGCCTTTCACCAAAGATACCGTCCTCATATCTTCCAGAAGTTCCACAGATTTCTCTACTGGCTTCTACAAACTCTATTATGACTATGACAATATAATCCGCCTTCTGTATAGCAAGAATGATGTTACAAGTGTATATTGGCCTTATTTTTATTCAACATCATGGGAATCAAGAAGATCTACTTACAACAACAGTAGAGTTGCTTCGCTTGATTCCAAAGGGAGTTTCCAGTCCTCTGACAATCTTACTTTTATTACCACAGACTATGGTGATGCCCTTCAAAGAAGACTGACACTTGATGTTGATGGCAATATAAGAGTTTACACACTTAACCAGAGAAGCTGGAGTGTTTCATGGCAAGCAATTTCAGATCCATGTACAATTCGTGGAATTTGTGGTCCAAACAGCCTTTGTACTTACAACCCTGAATCAGGAAGGAAATGTGCTTGCATGCATGGATACAAGAGCACGAACCAATCCGACTTGTCTTTTGGGTGTGAACCTATACATGATCTTTCTGGACATCATGAAAAGTATGACTTCATAATGCTCCCACAGGTAGAATtttatgggtttgatattaaatTAATTGAAGGATCCAATTTCACAGTCTGCAAGAACGCTTGCTTTGATAACCCAAACTGTAAAGCCTTCCAATTCACCTTAGATGCAGCTAGGGGCTCCTCTAAGTGTTATATCAAGACTTTCTTGTTCAATGGCTTATACATGGGTACTATTTACAACACTTATCTTAAGCTACCTAAAAATGAGGTATTATCATATAATAAACATGTTGCTAACGAGTCCAGCTTGTATTGCTCGAGTTCTAGAACTGAGCTAGAGCGTGGGAAGAAGAGTGAAAATGGGTCACTCAAGTTTGTGTTGTGGTTTAGCATCATCCTAGGTGTAATTGAATTTACGTCCTTCGTATTCTTCTATTATATTATCAAACAACCCTCAGGTACAACGACCCAAAACTACCTAGCAATTGCCACTGGATTCAAAAGGTTTACATATGCAGAGATAGTGAAGGCATCTCATAAATTTGGAGAAGAAATTGGAAGAGGTGGTGGCGGTATTGTGTACAAAGGCATACTTCCAGACAATCGAGTGGTAGCAATTAAGCGACTCCATGAGGCTTTCCAAGGAGAAGCTGAATTTCTTGCAGAAATGACTACAATTGGAAGGATAAATCACAGGAACTTGATAGAAACATATGGTTATTGCGCTGAGGGTAAGCATCGGATGCTGGTCTATGAGTACATGGAGAATGGCTCATTAGCCAAGAACATAGGCAGTAACCAGCTTGATTGGCAAAGTATAATTGAAATTGCATCTGGCGTTGCGAAAGGGCTAGCTTATCTACATGAAGAATGCTTGGATTGGGTTTTGCACTGTGATGTTAAACCACAAAATATATTGTTGGATGCtaattttaacccaaaggttGCTGATTTTGGTCTGTCCAAGCTATTCCACCCAGGCGTAATGGAAAATTCTACCTTTTCAAAGATAAGAGGCACTAGAGGGTATATGGCTCCAGAATGGGTGTTTAATCTTCCAATTACTTCAAAAGTGGATGTTTATAGCTACGGGATGGTGGTGCTAGAGATGATAACAGGACGAAGTCCTACATATGATCAACCACACAATGATAATGAAATGTTGGAACAAAAGAGGCTTGTAAACTGGGTAAAGGAGAAGGTCGTTGCCAATAGTGAAAGTTTGATAGAGACACAAATCACGGAGATACTGAATCCTATGATAAGGGGTGAATATGAAAATGGTCAAATGAGTAATCTTCTAAAAGTGGCTCTGCAATGTGTTAAGGAAGATAAAGACGCTCGACCAACCATGAGTGAGGTTGTGAAAATGCTTCTGCCCCTAGAGATGGATGATTAG